In Sesamum indicum cultivar Zhongzhi No. 13 linkage group LG1, S_indicum_v1.0, whole genome shotgun sequence, the sequence GCACCTGAAGCTGGTCCCCAAACAACCTTAGATATTCCGGAAGAATGTGGTGGAACATACTCTCCTGTCCATTTCTCAACATAAATGCCACAATTACAGCACAAACATATTAGTAAGAATACACCTATTACAATCCCCCATCTAGGCACACACGACTTAAAATGAAAATCGTCCAAATCCATTGTTGATTTCACGAAAGTTATAGCAACATCCCAAGCAGAATAAGAGACTACGAAACCAACCGGATGATGTTGtaactaaacaaaaattgactTGTACAGATCTGGCGAAACGAGTTGCCCTTGGATCAAGAGCTCGTTAGCTAAAACAAACAACTCCAAGAACCAATGTTGTTACATCATGCAGAAAGCATCTGTACTATGTACATCAAGAGTTCTGGGCTATGCGATTTTGTATCCATTTGGTTCTTTTACAGTTTTGAACGgtaaatagaattaaaatcaGCGGATAAGGAATGTTCGACTCAGGGAAAAGAATCTTTGTTCTGCAGCAAGAATTAGCTGCTCGGTGCCTGATTGTGGATTAGAAAGGGACTCTAAGAACCTTGATTTCATTGATTGATGAAAATGGTTGCAACTTGTGTTGTTGAATCTTTATGCGCTTGGGAGCTTACGCCAGTAGCGGATCCGTCAAAGGAGTTAAAGTGGGCTCAGGCAGCTTCATGCTTAGTGTCACTAAGACGCCGACTAATGCACAAATAGCTGGGACGAGACCTAACCCGTATCTGGTAACAGACAAATGGAAACTTGAGTGAGGACAGTTGCGCACTTCTGGAGTAGAGCCTgcatgaaaaatgaagaatgtTAAGCCCAACAAAGTCGAACTTGAACTAATCTTACTAGAAAACCATGCGGGTGTTGATGCACAAAAAGTGTCGATCTGCTGAATATTTCGAAGAGAGTTACTATTGCACcattgaaaattacaaaaactaatttttgaaGTGAAAGAATAGTTGGAGGAAAAGATGAGTGGATACTAACTTTGATATGATTCAAGAACACTTAATGCCAGTCCGCATAATATTTTGTCCAGAAAGCTCAATGATCCATAAACAAAAGCGCAGCCGTTGAGATCATCACCAACTAGAAAACTCTGCATGCTGATCCCTGAGACCTGTAGTTCGATAAAGAACATTGTCAGGAAGTCTGAAAANNNNNNNNNNTTTACTGCCTACTATGTCATGATCAATAAACCCTTATTTTAGTTGCCTCAAGTGTACTGTGCACAGATCCCGTCTATCTGTAGCCAAACTTTTAGTGAAGTTATGCAACGGAAACGTTAATCTTACCATCATCAAGGCATTTGCAATTCCAATCGCTATGGATAAAATGTACATGAAAGCCTTCATGCTGCTTGGTAGAAAGAGGATAGCTGCACCAGAAATTATCCAAAGAAGGCCTCCGGCAGAGTAGAAAGCCTTCAAACGTTGGCCAGTCCAGGTGACCTCCTACGTAATGAGGGTAGCTTACGATGAATTTCAGGAAGTTAAAATCATATGGAGAAACACAAATCTACTAAGAGTAATAGAACAAGTAAGAACAACTCATGTAAACTGGCTTCAAGAGAACCTGTAGGAGGATTGATATGATGAAGCTGCAGATGTAGATGACTGCAGGAACCTAGATACACAAATATCAAACATGATTATCATAAAGGAGAAGTTTCATGTTTGCCAAACAATATAACATAGTTAGGTGCGAAGGAATTCGAATGCGGTACCAAAGCTTTCGAAGATTGGGTCATGTGCAGATCATTGATGACATAAAAAGCAAGAAACGCCTGAGCACCGGAGTGATAATAGTGAAAGAATAAAGATGTCAATACACTTCTTGATCCAAGAAATCcttctttaaataaataagcaaattatccaATGTAAATGCATGCTAACCTGTGAAACGTTTGTGACAAGTCTAGTTAGCACATAAACTAGTGCTACTTGGTAGTATAACAACTTGTTAAACCAGTAGGTCCAAGAAATTCTAGCATGACCTTTTTCATGAGCTTCCCTTTTCAATCTGGATAAGAGGGATTATAAAAGTGAAGTGTCTGAAATTGACGTTTCAAAGCCAAAAGCAATGAGTATGTGGTACAAATTTCGGAGTGATAATGTATGCGACCAACCTTGGCTCCTCAGTTCCAAGGTGAAATACACCCACGAAACAGCACCCAATGAAGATTGACGTATATGCTATCCAGCGATACTGAAAAACTTAAAGAGTTAAGTGAGAAAAAATcccaaagaaaatatttagaagACCACAAATGTAATGTACCTGATTCTCGACATCAATAACTGACCCTGCCGTGTTAATGTTGAATACCACAAAAGCAACGGCATATAGACTAAGGTTGGCGACCTTCACGAGGATTGAATTTAAGGAGATGGGAAAGATGAGTAATCGAGAGGTAACAGGTTACGACACAAACACAACAGAAATCATATAATGGAGGAAGCAAAAGGGAAGTTTTAACCATTGTGAAGGCATTGCGACAGCTAGCCAACACTACTCGGCTTGTTGAATTTAGAGTGATGCAGTTCACCATTGACCTACAACACAAGCAGGCTGCACAATTACTAACTTCATCTAGGCATTGTAGAGGACTAGCCTATGTGAAAGTTTGACTCATTTCTCGTTAAAGTAATTGTCTTTTCCTTCTCTTGCCACAAGctaacaataataaatcaagATTCAACTTAACCATAATCTAGGTTTGACTCAATATTCTATCTCAGCCACAGGAAAAGCACAGTACTCATTCATATGATGAAAGATTTTTATTACATGTGCGAAACTTGAGTAGCAGCCCAGCCAACATTGAAAATTGCCGCAAAGAAGCTATAACCGATGGTTTGCATAGAAGATGAATTGGATCCAATAATTTTGCAAGGCAAGCAACCACCAAAGACGGAAGAAAATGAGATGGCGACCAAAAGAGATCCTGCTCCATGCCATATCTTGAAATGTCCGTATCTGTCTATCTACCATAACGAATAGAATAAGTCAGTTGATCTGGTGCCAAATAATTTCCTTCACTCGGTCAAAGAGAGATGGACATTAAGGCGATTATAAAAGCATATTTGTCCACCTAAAAGAAATTTGGAAAGTCTGACATGTGCCACTCGCAAAATCACAAGAGATTACACCATTTTCCAACATTGATGCGCATGTTCAGATGATATCATCATTTATCACTTATAAGGAGAAACAATTTGCACTGCTCTCTTGGAATTTGATACATAATATGGAGAAATTCTGAGATGAAAGTATGGTTTATCTCatgttttttttccctttctcaAAGAGAAAAGTGCAACTAAAACCATTATTAGTTTGTGCTgcctttataattttaccttaTTAAATGTTCTATGTCCTATACTTGAAGCTGAGAGAAACCTTTCACATGTGACATTTAATGGTCTTATACCAACGTATGCAAT encodes:
- the LOC105168469 gene encoding major facilitator superfamily domain-containing protein 12-like, encoding MAGDTSNDESCTKPLGRCSVFYYGVGHMLNDITSACWFTYLLVFLTDIGLAPSDAAIVMLSGQIADGFTTVFAGELIDRYGHFKIWHGAGSLLVAISFSSVFGGCLPCKIIGSNSSSMQTIGYSFFAAIFNVGWAATQVSHMSMVNCITLNSTSRVVLASCRNAFTMVANLSLYAVAFVVFNINTAGSVIDVENQYRWIAYTSIFIGCCFVGVFHLGTEEPRLKREAHEKGHARISWTYWFNKLLYYQVALVYVLTRLVTNVSQAFLAFYVINDLHMTQSSKALVPAVIYICSFIISILLQEVTWTGQRLKAFYSAGGLLWIISGAAILFLPSSMKAFMYILSIAIGIANALMMVSGISMQSFLVGDDLNGCAFVYGSLSFLDKILCGLALSVLESYQSSTPEVRNCPHSSFHLSVTRYGLGLVPAICALVGVLVTLSMKLPEPTLTPLTDPLLA